Genomic DNA from Perca flavescens isolate YP-PL-M2 chromosome 23, PFLA_1.0, whole genome shotgun sequence:
AAAAATGCTCTGGATACATCCATGTGACATTACAATGTGTTCAGCAGACAATCAAGCTGTCTACATCCACCAGTCATTTAGTGGACGCTCGTGTCCAGGCTGTCTTATATTTTTGAACTTGAGcacatacatttaatttgtgGGATTCTTATCCTTATTGTCATGCTTTACTCATCAAAGGAGCATTTACAGATCAACACAGAGCCAGGCATCAAACAAAGGTTTCAAAAAAATGGAGGAAGAAGGTGTTTTAGGTGGCCATTGAGATGCAACACATCAAGATGAATGGGTTTACATTAAATTGATGTTATTTTGATTGTAGTCTGGGGTAGTCTTATAGGCTCAGTTACATGACAAGTGGATTTTAAAAACAGTATGATGTCAAAAGAATAACTGGCTGTGGTTCATTAATCATAATTTCAAGAATGAAGGATGCAGTCAATCTccaaaaaacacacttttttcccccacaaaGCGGTTGGCCTAAAAGTATGTATAACATCAAAAATAAATCCCACCTGAATACtgacacatttttaaatttggCACACCATATTTCACATCAATcaacccacagacacacacacagaggtttgAGGTggttggagttttttttttttttttttttttttttttttttaccaatcaAACAAGGCGGAAAGTTTATATCTGAATTGGTGTATCAGAGTTTACTGCAGGTAAGATTTCATAATGGAGCAGTGACTCTGGGGAAGGTGAAAGGAGACCTAGGTTTTGAAGCATAAGTCTGGTTAACATGGGACAACTTATTAGAGGAGACATTTTACTCCTTCAGAACAATTGGaatcaacaataaaataaaatttgtcTGTGAAAGTGTATGACAAACTATTTTTCACTGTCTTACCAAAGCTTCCAAAACATTCCCCCTCCCCCAAATGTTATCAAAATGTCTATACTCAGTCTTGTGTATGTGACACACACAAGTTGATTAGCAAGAtgctatatatattttgtaaaaaaaagaaaatgcatttagTTAACCCAAAAATCTCTAAAATATTAAAGATCcaatatatcatttttttttttgctgatctAAAGATTACTTTATACTGTTCTGACAAGCATTGATTTCACCAGATCATGATTCAAAATGCATTCATTTAACCATCTCTATTTCATACCAACCAACCTTCATATCCTAAACCCTTGGCACATTGTCACTGatacaaatatactgtacatattgttCTCACtggggtttttgtttttttcctgccatttatacattgttaaaaaatatataaaatattaggATACATTTTACAGTTACATTCAGGTTAAAAACACATGTTCAATGTTTCTCTTCAAATCTATTTACATATCTCTGCATGGTTACGAGTCGTCATTCAGCGGTCAACACAGGAGTGAGTGGGTGTCTCTTTTCAGTGAGAACGGTTATATGAGCAAAAAAATATCATCTGATATGGGACATTTTAATTGCTAATTTGAGCTATTTTTTTCCTTGGATTTCTGTCTTCATAATGAAAATGTAGTTTTTtcatttagattatttttgaGGGATGTTTTTGCCTTTAATTGACAATATATAGTCACGATGCAGacaggaaacagagagagaaagacagggatGACCTAGAAACATTGCCGATGTTACATGGAATGAGTCTTAGACCCCATTATGCACCCAAAACTGCAGTTGTTTAGGCAATAACAAAAGAAATTTGAAGAAATATTGACGTATTTATATTAAAAACTacatcactttattttttttttatttttaaccagtCAAAgctgtgatgggcatttttcacaAATGACATTTCATAGACCAAACTATTAATAGatgaatcaagaaaataatcggcAGATGAATCCAGAGTGAAATTAATTGTAAGTTGCAGCCCAAGGCGCATGTAATCTTGGTTACAAGTAGGTGATGGGAAAAACAATCAACTCGTACATGGAAATGATGTCATTTGGTGGTCAGTTTCTATCAAACTGCCCTGCAGCACCATGAGACATGATAAAACTGCTAAACGTTATTTTGAGAGCAGTCAACAatgattcattttcatttaaagaAAATCCACTTTTTTAATTACCAGAGAGTTGAAATAAACTCAATTGACCCTAGCAGCACGTAATACGTAAGGCAAAGATGTCCTTTACACCATTAACAACGTTCACTTTGACAACGTGGGAAACTGTAACAAAGGTATGTGGCTTTAAACATTCAACAGACCAGTTTGTTGGATCAGTCAAGGTTAGTGGAGTAGGAACGTCAAAGTGAAACCATGAACACAGCAGCGTTGTGTCAAAGGATATCGAACACGGCGACATGACTCAGATCCTGTTAACGGAGGGGTCAACTCACTGACAGCTGGTGCAGTCATGTGAGATAGTACgtctttgacctttgaccctgccATTTAGGAAAACAAGCCATTTCTGGCATGGccttttcaatttcattttgttctcttgtttttattaattatgtAAAATATTGTCACTTTAGTTACTTCTATTTTAACACAATCATCCATTTCTTGAAAGGAGATGTTGGGGCTGGCGTTGTCTTTATAAGCCAAGTTACTTAAAGTTTAGACTAATGTCAATCATCGATGATTACATGGTGCAAAGAAAATCCCACTTAACATGAAAATGCAACAGGGGAGATCCTTGAAACATATCAATGCTCAGgtgtctttttaaaaatgaGATCCATGTAGTAGAATATGACATGTGCTGCTGTCATCATGGGTTGATGACTAGTGAAAGACATTATTATGTCTGGAAACATTCCCCACGTGGATGTGCTTTGGGGTCAATTACTCTTTTATTGACTAGAAAGCATATCCATTctgctaaaaataaaataaaaaatgactgaCGACCCAAATACAACATTCATACAAAGTTACTGTAAGGCGTTCCTTCACCAGGTCATTCACTCCAGCTGAGTCTGCAGCTTCCTCTTCCCAAGCTTCAGCTCATCGGTCTGGTGTTTGccagcaaaagaaaaatgttcttGAGATATCTGAGGTTTTCCTGTCAGAGACTTCTGCTGCTCTGTCACACAAGTCTTTTAAACAGTTCTGGTGATGGCTTTGGTCTGTCCTGGAGCTAAGACTAGAAATGATACATACAGGAGAGCCATGTCTCTGAAAAGTCATTTGATTCATGCAAGACTGTACAGACTTTCAGTGAACTGTCCAAGCTTGACAGGACACGAGGTTTAGTTGCAGTCCTATCTGCACGAGGAGCCCAACACGTTGCCCGTCGAGGGTGTGGTGGCGGTAGCGCTGTAATGGGGGTAGTTGTCGTTTGGCGGAGGGCTCGGGAGGATTGAGTTTCCGTTGGTTGGGGAGCAGCTGAGCTGGAGCCTCCGCAGGTACTCGGCGTGGACAGGTTTGTGGCTCTGCAGCACTTTGATGGCCTCGTCCACGGTGAACCACTCCCGCTTACGGcctgcagggggagacagaGCACAATGTATGAGTTGAAAGAACGCTTTCATGTTGGGTTTTCCTTGTATCCCTAAATGTAGTGAAAGTAGACAGCCAGAACtgacacattttaattttatatattaCTATACAGATGATACACTAGACATGTTTGCCTCTTCCACAGGTTGAACTTACACTGTATCAAAGCCATTTCATCTCGTATGCAATACAGATCACGGCAATCACAAGCTTCAACATGTTACTCTCTCTTATCTATCATAGGAAGCAATGGTTCACTGTAATAACTGGAATAAGTGTAAAGTGATACGGTACTTTAATTGTGTCTAAGCTAATTGCTTTGTCCGGTTAGTAGGATTATTATTGTCATACGCACATGAAAACATGACATATACACCTACAAATGTGCAGACAATCATATAGTAGAACATAGTGAATGTAGCAGGCTCTGTTTTACACTGACAGGTAGAGGATGCTCTCCACTGAGCACATAACAAATTAAGGCTGGATACTGGCGTCCAGGCAACTGACAGCTGTAATATACTGCAGCTCAGAAGCACTGCAGCTACGACCAGCGGCCTAGATTTATAGGCACCTGTTGTCACTGCATACCCCAATGCCCGTATAGTCTCCGTACAGTACACTGGCCTTCTcgtaaataaacaaacagtctACTGTAAAAGGTGAGCTAGTCATCGGCAGAGCAAGAAGAAAGAGACACGCCACAGCGTTCGCAAACATTCATGAGAAGGCGAAAGGAAACTGTACCGATGTTGACGGAGTCTTCCCAGGCCTCTAGTGTTTCTGTGACAgtcaacacatacacatatgtcCGGTGCTTCCGATCCTGGTTTTGCTTTAAGgatcagagagacacaaacGGAATATTTAAAATGGTCATACACAACCATGCGTACATATTTCACCTGTCCCAACTATTCTAAACAAaactacacattacacacaaatcATATATTGCATGCTAATGGCTTACAAAACTGCACTTTGTCATGTATCTGTA
This window encodes:
- the nudt4b gene encoding diphosphoinositol polyphosphate phosphohydrolase NUDT4B; amino-acid sequence: MKLKPNQTRTYDGEGFKKRAACLCFKNEREEEVLLVSSSRHPEQWIVPGGGMEPEEEPCGAAVREVFEEAGVKGKLGRLLGVFEQNQDRKHRTYVYVLTVTETLEAWEDSVNIGRKREWFTVDEAIKVLQSHKPVHAEYLRRLQLSCSPTNGNSILPSPPPNDNYPHYSATATTPSTGNVLGSSCR